In bacterium, a single genomic region encodes these proteins:
- a CDS encoding GNAT family N-acetyltransferase: protein MPDFTFRTAISTDVARLVDIECRAFGRDTPDARAYKRREIERDLAWHVVMVRDSEPVACARIQHDWLRVGTCQVLKGDVGHVAVKPELHGRGIGTEFMQHIVTYMRKEGFHLTRLGGLMKFYARFGYEPFIRRYVHIPAPKLDADLKGETWRQRLGMPDPHAEFVRPYHPELDHEAVHRLRYRFGATRSGQIAMSPELSSPGVGTPDPEGLLFVYDDGEIRGWLQGGLGLVHAGDLHPSYRVDDLAYDPDCPEAVGALVKQLIERAQGLAPTTIVCRVPYCEALFSALSAAQIPFDTVEMHTAADGNMVQVVNLPGTLGAIAAELTKRLEGLEVWEGRIRFVLPGQVATLKVARGGVQVAEDTSLDLEVQASHADFIKWLFGIVGFTESAQAAAVTPAQRLTLSQLFPRCPCASGPWG from the coding sequence ATGCCTGACTTCACCTTCCGCACCGCCATCAGTACCGACGTCGCCCGTCTGGTGGACATCGAGTGCCGCGCCTTCGGACGCGACACGCCCGACGCCCGCGCATACAAGCGCCGCGAGATCGAGCGCGACCTCGCCTGGCATGTCGTGATGGTGCGCGACAGTGAGCCTGTAGCCTGCGCCCGCATCCAGCACGACTGGCTGCGCGTGGGGACATGCCAGGTGCTCAAGGGGGACGTGGGGCACGTGGCGGTCAAGCCCGAGCTGCACGGCCGGGGCATCGGCACGGAGTTCATGCAGCACATCGTCACGTACATGCGCAAGGAGGGCTTTCACCTGACGCGGCTGGGCGGGCTGATGAAGTTCTACGCCCGCTTCGGCTACGAGCCCTTCATCCGCCGCTATGTGCACATCCCCGCGCCGAAGCTCGATGCGGACCTCAAGGGCGAGACCTGGCGCCAGCGCCTCGGCATGCCCGACCCCCACGCGGAGTTCGTGCGGCCCTACCACCCCGAGTTGGACCACGAGGCGGTCCATCGCCTGCGCTACCGCTTCGGCGCCACGCGGTCGGGGCAGATCGCCATGAGCCCGGAGCTCTCCAGTCCCGGCGTCGGCACGCCCGACCCGGAGGGACTGCTCTTCGTCTACGACGACGGGGAGATACGGGGTTGGTTGCAGGGCGGCCTGGGCCTGGTCCACGCCGGAGATCTTCACCCCAGCTACCGTGTGGATGACCTGGCCTATGACCCGGACTGCCCCGAGGCTGTCGGGGCGCTCGTCAAGCAACTGATCGAGCGCGCGCAGGGCCTCGCCCCCACCACCATCGTGTGCCGCGTGCCCTATTGTGAGGCCCTGTTCAGCGCCCTCAGTGCGGCCCAGATCCCCTTCGACACCGTGGAGATGCACACGGCGGCGGATGGCAACATGGTGCAGGTCGTGAACCTGCCCGGCACACTGGGCGCCATTGCCGCCGAGCTGACCAAGCGCCTCGAGGGCCTCGAAGTGTGGGAGGGGAGGATCCGGTTCGTGCTGCCGGGCCAGGTCGCGACCCTGAAGGTCGCGCGGGGGGGCGTCCAGGTTGCCGAAGACACATCGCTGGACCTCGAGGTGCAGGCCAGCCATGCCGACTTCATCAAGTGGCTCTTCGGCATCGTGGGGTTCACCGAGTCAGCACAAGCCGCGGCGGTCACGCCCGCACAGCGGCTGACGCTCAGCCAGCTCTTCCCCCGGTGCCCGTGCGCCTCCGGACCTTGGGGCTAG
- a CDS encoding prepilin-type N-terminal cleavage/methylation domain-containing protein, with product MNRHHGFTLIELLVVIAIIAILAAILFPVFAKAREKARQTSCLSNIKQLSLGNLQYITDYDQTCIRWQRYHYQQPVATDYRSMPALLMPYVKNNQIFICPSASTTNRGLSYHVNVAALANAGMDDPINNQTGYTSTREGQINAVMTVFIWDGAISNSEDWTWTNYSSRTPDSGYYALSARHNDGLNVGFYDGHAKWWKHSQCWVTNAGAAIPTTTQPGNRTIVGPNPFFTAAGEN from the coding sequence ATGAACAGACACCATGGCTTCACGCTTATTGAGTTGCTGGTCGTCATCGCCATCATCGCGATTCTGGCGGCGATTCTCTTCCCCGTCTTCGCCAAGGCGCGCGAGAAGGCCCGACAGACGAGCTGCCTGTCGAACATCAAGCAGCTCTCACTGGGCAATCTGCAGTACATCACCGACTATGACCAGACGTGCATCCGCTGGCAGCGCTACCATTACCAGCAGCCAGTGGCGACGGACTACCGCAGCATGCCTGCCCTGCTCATGCCGTATGTCAAGAACAATCAGATCTTCATCTGCCCCTCGGCTTCGACGACCAACCGTGGGCTGAGCTACCATGTCAACGTGGCGGCTCTGGCCAACGCCGGCATGGATGACCCCATCAACAACCAGACCGGCTACACGAGCACCCGTGAGGGGCAGATCAATGCCGTCATGACCGTCTTCATCTGGGACGGGGCGATCAGCAACAGCGAGGACTGGACCTGGACCAACTATAGCAGCCGCACCCCCGACAGCGGCTACTACGCGCTCTCGGCGCGCCACAATGATGGCCTGAATGTGGGCTTCTATGATGGTCACGCCAAGTGGTGGAAGCACAGTCAGTGCTGGGTCACCAACGCCGGCGCGGCCATTCCCACGACCACGCAGCCCGGTAACCGCACCATCGTCGGCCCCAACCCGTTCTTCACCGCGGCGGGCGAGAACTGA
- a CDS encoding Gfo/Idh/MocA family oxidoreductase: protein MSKLRFGMIGAGAISNLHLPAIQAREDCEIVCIADAKVEQARARAEQYHAPRAVASYDELIAMDDLDAIVIGIPTQFHADAALKALRSGKHVLCEKPMARTLELCDEMIQAAEDNQRVLQIGFVRRFDEDWGMMRKLVHEGKAGRPCMWRRIHCGAAPGPPNYGEWYSDARFSDGPSPESSAHDLDFLRYTFGDVAAVTAHMHHLSHHGDVLDNTIVLLYFKSGDQALVQWAWSLPRGATAGFMGMDVIGPEGCIYSNRQEDGKWLATVSGPAGIETIEFENRRNAETWGQGQMNNFIHCIQTGDTPRATAHDGRAVTEIHLAAVKSMEEGRRVELPL from the coding sequence ATGTCGAAGCTGCGTTTCGGGATGATCGGCGCGGGCGCGATCAGCAACCTGCACTTGCCCGCGATCCAGGCGCGCGAGGACTGTGAGATCGTCTGCATCGCCGACGCCAAGGTCGAGCAGGCCAGGGCGCGCGCCGAGCAGTACCACGCCCCGCGTGCCGTGGCGTCCTATGACGAGCTGATCGCGATGGACGATCTGGACGCCATCGTCATCGGCATCCCCACCCAGTTCCATGCCGACGCGGCTCTGAAGGCCCTGCGCAGCGGCAAGCACGTGCTGTGCGAGAAGCCCATGGCGCGGACGCTGGAGCTGTGCGACGAGATGATCCAGGCCGCTGAGGACAACCAGCGCGTCCTGCAGATCGGCTTCGTGCGGCGCTTCGACGAGGACTGGGGGATGATGCGCAAGCTGGTGCATGAGGGCAAGGCGGGGCGGCCGTGCATGTGGCGGCGGATCCACTGCGGCGCCGCGCCCGGGCCGCCCAACTACGGCGAATGGTACAGCGACGCGCGCTTCAGTGACGGCCCGTCGCCCGAGAGCAGCGCCCACGATCTGGACTTCCTGCGCTACACCTTCGGCGATGTGGCGGCCGTGACGGCGCACATGCACCACCTGAGCCACCATGGCGACGTGCTGGACAACACCATCGTGCTGCTGTACTTCAAGAGCGGCGACCAGGCGCTGGTGCAGTGGGCGTGGAGCCTGCCGCGCGGCGCCACCGCCGGCTTCATGGGCATGGACGTGATCGGCCCGGAGGGGTGCATCTACTCCAACCGCCAGGAAGACGGCAAGTGGCTGGCGACGGTGTCGGGGCCAGCGGGGATCGAGACCATCGAGTTCGAGAACCGCCGCAACGCCGAGACCTGGGGTCAGGGCCAGATGAACAACTTCATTCACTGCATCCAGACCGGCGACACGCCACGCGCGACGGCACACGATGGCCGCGCCGTGACGGAGATTCACCTGGCGGCGGTGAAGAGCATGGAGGAGGGGCGGCGGGTGGAGCTGCCGTTGTGA
- a CDS encoding alpha-L-fucosidase, producing MGNWHDNVFFGIHYDLHAKATDTELGRELTPEHLRERLALVGPDWIQCDCKGHAGYTSWPTEVGSPSPGIVQDALRIHRDVTRALGIKLGMHYSGVWDSRALELHPEWACIGADGAPSDRMTCRLSGYDDDLMIPQMLELVDKYDVDGFWVDGENWAALPCWCDRCRAEFTRRTGLSDVPRNAEEANWRAWLDFHRDLFIEHVTRYADAVHARKPDCLICSNWMYTVRQPEAMVAPVDYLSGDYDPVWGSTRAAVEGRVLDTRGRTWDLMAWGFTRTYDGGGESPWVFKPVIHLAQELVEVVALGGAVMIYDQPQRSGWITGWHQERIAAAARFCRERQEVCFRSQTVPQAAVLHLADHYYTCNAQLFNYGEAIQPVEGALHSLLENHLSTDILLQDTAPEVMGQYKLLVLPEQTHLSAPLLAALEAYVAAGGHLIASGAHLSQEAPGFAGATPVGETQALAYLLSGEEVLPVAGPWQPVTPAAGVEVIARRLAQQEPGKDETDEVIVTRRHLGAGTITAIHGPFFRQYLRSHYPSQRRLVGQWVADLGLPWLVSVQASPRLELILRRQGERLVINLINRGAGEMTSPGRIINEELLPERDVRLHVRLAGKPRAVMAVPETDFTWEYAEGQLWVLLPELLIHTAIVVEP from the coding sequence ATGGGCAACTGGCACGACAACGTCTTCTTCGGCATCCACTACGACCTGCACGCCAAGGCCACCGACACTGAACTGGGACGCGAGTTGACCCCCGAGCACCTGCGGGAGCGCCTGGCGCTGGTCGGGCCCGACTGGATCCAGTGCGACTGCAAGGGCCACGCCGGGTACACGAGCTGGCCCACGGAAGTCGGGTCGCCCTCACCGGGCATCGTGCAGGACGCCCTGCGCATCCATCGCGACGTGACGCGCGCCCTGGGCATCAAGCTGGGGATGCACTACTCGGGGGTGTGGGACAGCCGGGCCCTCGAACTGCACCCCGAGTGGGCCTGCATCGGCGCCGACGGCGCGCCCAGCGACCGCATGACCTGCCGTCTGAGCGGCTATGACGATGACCTGATGATCCCCCAGATGCTCGAACTGGTGGACAAGTACGACGTGGACGGCTTCTGGGTGGACGGGGAGAACTGGGCTGCGCTGCCGTGCTGGTGTGACCGCTGCCGGGCGGAGTTCACCCGCCGCACCGGGCTGTCCGATGTCCCCCGCAACGCCGAAGAGGCGAACTGGCGCGCGTGGCTGGACTTCCACCGCGACCTGTTCATCGAGCATGTCACGCGCTACGCCGACGCCGTCCATGCCCGCAAGCCCGACTGCCTCATCTGCAGCAACTGGATGTACACGGTGCGCCAGCCGGAGGCCATGGTCGCGCCGGTAGACTACCTCAGCGGCGACTACGACCCCGTCTGGGGCTCAACACGCGCGGCGGTCGAGGGGCGGGTGCTGGACACCCGGGGCCGCACCTGGGACCTGATGGCCTGGGGCTTCACCCGCACCTATGACGGCGGCGGCGAGTCGCCGTGGGTCTTCAAGCCCGTCATCCACCTGGCCCAGGAGCTGGTGGAGGTCGTGGCCCTCGGCGGGGCCGTGATGATCTACGACCAGCCGCAACGGTCGGGCTGGATCACCGGCTGGCACCAGGAGCGCATCGCCGCCGCCGCGCGCTTCTGCCGCGAGCGCCAGGAAGTCTGCTTTCGGTCCCAGACCGTCCCGCAGGCGGCCGTGCTACACCTGGCCGACCACTACTACACCTGCAACGCCCAGCTCTTCAACTACGGCGAGGCCATCCAGCCGGTCGAGGGCGCCCTGCACAGCCTGCTGGAGAACCATCTCTCCACCGACATCCTCCTGCAGGACACCGCTCCCGAGGTCATGGGCCAGTACAAGCTGCTGGTCCTCCCCGAGCAGACGCACCTGAGCGCTCCGCTGCTTGCCGCCCTGGAGGCGTACGTCGCCGCCGGAGGGCATCTCATCGCCAGCGGGGCGCACCTGTCGCAGGAGGCGCCCGGCTTTGCCGGCGCGACGCCCGTCGGGGAAACGCAAGCCCTGGCCTATCTGCTCAGTGGGGAAGAGGTCCTGCCCGTCGCCGGCCCGTGGCAGCCGGTGACGCCCGCCGCGGGAGTGGAGGTCATCGCCCGCCGCCTGGCCCAGCAGGAGCCCGGCAAGGACGAGACCGACGAGGTCATCGTTACGCGCCGCCACCTCGGGGCGGGCACCATCACGGCGATCCACGGCCCCTTCTTCCGCCAGTACCTGCGCTCCCACTACCCCTCACAGCGCCGCCTGGTCGGCCAGTGGGTGGCGGACCTGGGCCTCCCCTGGCTGGTGAGCGTGCAGGCCTCGCCCCGCCTGGAGCTGATCCTGCGGCGGCAGGGCGAGCGCCTGGTCATCAACCTCATCAACCGCGGCGCCGGCGAGATGACCTCGCCCGGTCGCATCATCAACGAGGAGCTGCTGCCTGAGCGCGACGTGAGGCTGCACGTGCGGCTGGCGGGCAAACCACGTGCGGTGATGGCCGTCCCGGAGACCGACTTCACGTGGGAGTACGCCGAGGGGCAGCTATGGGTCTTGCTGCCGGAGCTGCTGATCCACACCGCCATCGTGGTCGAGCCGTAG
- a CDS encoding glycoside hydrolase family 140 protein, which yields MALSLSPDRTHLLRDGQPFFWLADTAWNGICRATEADWAVYLAARAAQGFTVIQFVCTHWRAYAEEPAFTLDGGLRMNEAFFARRDRLVQMIREHGLVPAPVLLWACTEHDPGWYLSEADAVTVARYIKDRWGGEDTVYFLGGDGDYRSEKAEKWRRIGRAVFADDPGAIVTMHPGGQQWVVEEFRHEPWFSFHGYQSGHGDSEANLRWLLNGPPGVATVEPPPYRLLPPVHPAINLEPNYELHPAYGSTRVFSDVHVRRAAYWSLLVTPPAGVTYGSNAIWPWATRPEAPLGHEGLGVAPPWHEGLDTPGVRSMTVLRRLFDGLPWWRLRPAPHLLAEQPGADDPARHVMAAATDDIALAVIYTPAGTTLRLDLPAPLSGRWFNPRTGGTLSAPDWTTPDGLDWVLLLRKEE from the coding sequence ATGGCCCTGTCCCTATCACCCGACCGCACCCACCTGCTCCGGGACGGGCAGCCCTTCTTCTGGCTGGCCGACACCGCCTGGAACGGCATCTGCCGCGCCACGGAGGCCGACTGGGCTGTCTACCTCGCTGCCCGCGCCGCGCAGGGATTCACCGTCATCCAGTTCGTCTGCACCCACTGGCGCGCCTATGCCGAGGAGCCGGCGTTCACGCTCGACGGCGGGCTGCGGATGAACGAGGCATTCTTCGCGCGACGCGACCGGCTGGTGCAGATGATCCGCGAGCACGGCCTCGTCCCCGCACCGGTGTTGCTGTGGGCCTGTACCGAACATGACCCCGGCTGGTATCTCTCCGAGGCTGACGCCGTCACGGTGGCTCGGTACATCAAGGACCGCTGGGGCGGGGAGGATACGGTCTACTTCCTGGGTGGGGATGGTGACTACCGGAGCGAGAAGGCAGAGAAGTGGCGGCGCATTGGCCGCGCCGTGTTTGCGGACGATCCCGGTGCCATCGTCACCATGCACCCCGGTGGGCAGCAGTGGGTGGTCGAGGAGTTCCGCCACGAGCCGTGGTTCAGCTTCCACGGCTACCAGTCGGGCCACGGCGACAGCGAGGCGAACCTGCGGTGGCTGCTGAACGGCCCGCCCGGCGTGGCGACCGTCGAGCCGCCGCCCTACCGGCTGCTGCCCCCCGTGCACCCCGCCATCAACCTCGAACCCAACTACGAGCTGCACCCCGCCTACGGCAGCACGCGCGTCTTCAGCGACGTTCATGTGCGCCGGGCCGCCTACTGGTCGCTACTGGTGACGCCCCCGGCCGGGGTGACGTACGGCAGCAACGCCATCTGGCCGTGGGCCACGCGACCGGAGGCTCCGCTGGGGCACGAGGGCCTCGGCGTGGCGCCGCCGTGGCATGAAGGGCTCGATACGCCCGGCGTGCGCAGCATGACCGTGCTGCGGCGCCTGTTCGACGGCTTGCCCTGGTGGCGGCTGCGCCCGGCGCCGCATCTGCTGGCTGAGCAGCCCGGCGCCGACGACCCCGCGCGCCACGTCATGGCCGCCGCGACGGACGACATCGCGCTGGCCGTCATCTACACCCCCGCCGGCACGACCCTGAGGTTGGACCTGCCCGCCCCGCTGTCGGGCCGATGGTTCAACCCGCGCACCGGCGGCACCCTCTCGGCCCCCGACTGGACCACACCCGACGGGCTCGACTGGGTCCTCTTGCTACGCAAGGAGGAGTGA
- a CDS encoding M20/M25/M40 family metallo-hydrolase, with amino-acid sequence MMIDPQALSSEFQELVRIDSLSLHEGKMAATVIGKLEAMGLSVQQDRAHEPVGGETGNVIAKVPATAPGRPTIMLNAHLDTVAPGCGICPECRGDDICSTGETVLGADDKAGVALILAALREILATGMPHGELQVVFTIAEEIGLYGARHLDTSLVSPDVCLVFDGGRDIGSLTVAAPSAQKMTWKVHGLAAHAGVCPEKGINAVQIAAQAIAGMRLGRLDEESTANIGYVSGGMARNIVPELCEVWGEARSHSDAKLAAQVTHMQRCFADAVAAQPGATLEQEFQSSYHRFHLSQDAPVVRLAAAAAERLGLPVKYEIGGGGSDANVFNEKGIPAVICATGARDPHTLGETVSVSGMARAAEWLIEMVTGDR; translated from the coding sequence ATGATGATTGACCCCCAGGCGCTGAGCAGTGAGTTCCAGGAGCTGGTGCGCATTGACAGCCTGTCGCTCCACGAAGGCAAGATGGCGGCGACGGTCATCGGCAAGCTGGAGGCCATGGGGCTGAGCGTGCAGCAGGACCGCGCCCATGAGCCGGTCGGCGGCGAGACCGGCAATGTCATCGCGAAGGTGCCGGCCACGGCCCCGGGGCGCCCCACAATCATGCTCAACGCCCATCTCGACACCGTCGCCCCCGGCTGTGGCATCTGCCCGGAGTGCCGGGGCGACGACATCTGCAGCACGGGGGAGACGGTCCTGGGCGCCGATGACAAGGCGGGCGTGGCGCTGATCCTGGCCGCCCTGCGGGAGATCCTCGCGACCGGCATGCCCCACGGGGAGTTGCAGGTCGTCTTCACCATCGCCGAGGAGATCGGGCTCTACGGCGCGCGCCATCTGGATACCTCGCTCGTCAGCCCGGATGTCTGCCTGGTGTTCGACGGCGGGCGGGACATTGGCTCACTCACGGTGGCCGCCCCGAGCGCGCAGAAGATGACCTGGAAAGTGCACGGCCTGGCCGCCCACGCGGGAGTGTGCCCCGAGAAGGGCATCAATGCGGTGCAGATTGCGGCCCAGGCCATCGCCGGGATGAGGCTGGGGCGGCTGGACGAGGAGAGCACGGCCAACATCGGGTACGTCAGCGGCGGCATGGCCCGCAACATCGTCCCCGAGCTGTGCGAGGTCTGGGGCGAGGCGCGCAGCCACAGCGACGCCAAGTTGGCGGCGCAGGTGACGCACATGCAGCGCTGCTTCGCCGACGCCGTCGCCGCCCAACCCGGCGCGACCCTCGAGCAGGAGTTCCAGTCCTCGTACCATCGCTTCCACCTCAGCCAGGACGCGCCGGTCGTGCGCCTGGCTGCGGCCGCCGCCGAGAGGCTCGGACTGCCGGTGAAGTACGAGATCGGCGGCGGGGGCAGCGACGCCAACGTCTTCAATGAGAAGGGCATCCCGGCAGTGATCTGCGCTACCGGCGCCCGTGACCCGCACACGTTGGGTGAGACCGTGAGCGTCAGCGGCATGGCCAGAGCGGCGGAGTGGCTGATCGAGATGGTGACAGGTGACAGGTGA
- a CDS encoding DUF1559 domain-containing protein, protein MCRRGFTLIELLVVIAIIAILAAILFPVFAKAREKARQTSCLNNVRQLAVACQMYVQDYDEVLSGRAIPTTWPVPADANWWTTLYTPYVKNTQIFYCPSKGQSAWGYGYNTVHLPTGTSLGSIAKPAEMIVIADDDSNYRTLYCPQCSAYTDWDKLPSDRHNLQINCAFVDGHAKCLKKITLWNNGSHSPYYNGQ, encoded by the coding sequence ATGTGCCGTCGCGGCTTCACACTCATCGAGCTGTTGGTTGTGATCGCCATCATCGCCATCCTGGCCGCCATTCTGTTCCCGGTGTTCGCCAAGGCCCGTGAGAAGGCGCGCCAGACGAGCTGTCTGAACAACGTTCGTCAGCTTGCCGTGGCCTGCCAGATGTACGTGCAGGACTATGACGAGGTGCTCTCGGGCCGGGCCATCCCCACGACCTGGCCGGTCCCTGCCGACGCCAACTGGTGGACCACGCTCTACACGCCGTATGTCAAGAACACGCAGATCTTCTATTGCCCGTCCAAGGGGCAGAGCGCCTGGGGGTATGGCTACAACACCGTGCACCTGCCCACCGGCACGTCGCTGGGCAGCATCGCCAAGCCCGCCGAGATGATCGTGATCGCCGACGACGACAGCAACTACCGCACGCTCTACTGCCCCCAGTGCAGCGCCTATACCGACTGGGACAAGCTGCCGAGCGACCGGCACAACCTGCAGATCAACTGTGCCTTCGTGGACGGGCACGCCAAGTGCCTCAAGAAGATCACCCTGTGGAACAATGGCAGTCACAGCCCATACTACAACGGCCAATAG